The Chryseobacterium sp. 52 genome includes a region encoding these proteins:
- a CDS encoding TetR/AcrR family transcriptional regulator: MSNQAKKDQTQELIKETAKNLFFVKGKFDATTQEIADEAGVNRTLINYYFRSRDNLIQIIFDEAQRVEQEKSKIIQNADLPFKVKISQFVESSLSTSLQYPYLETYIVSQINKGNCRQRDIEEDILETLYRDIEKEMELGNIEKMAPVQFILNMVSLLVFPSAIRPLFMENLMISDEEYDQIISERKEIIINMLFKN; encoded by the coding sequence ATGTCAAATCAAGCGAAAAAAGACCAAACACAGGAATTGATCAAGGAGACAGCGAAGAATTTATTCTTTGTGAAAGGGAAGTTTGATGCTACTACCCAGGAAATTGCAGATGAAGCGGGAGTGAACCGAACGCTTATCAATTATTATTTCCGTTCAAGAGATAATCTGATTCAGATTATTTTTGATGAAGCTCAGCGGGTGGAACAGGAAAAATCCAAGATTATTCAAAATGCAGATCTTCCTTTTAAAGTAAAGATCAGCCAGTTCGTAGAAAGCAGCCTTTCTACCAGTCTTCAGTATCCGTATCTGGAAACTTATATTGTTTCTCAGATTAATAAAGGAAACTGCCGTCAGAGAGATATAGAAGAAGATATCTTAGAAACCCTTTACCGGGACATCGAAAAAGAAATGGAATTGGGAAATATTGAAAAAATGGCACCTGTTCAGTTTATTCTGAATATGGTTTCTCTGCTTGTATTCCCAAGTGCTATAAGACCTCTGTTTATGGAGAATCTGATGATCAGTGATGAAGAATATGACCAGATTATTTCAGAAAGAAAGGAGATCATTATCAACATGCTTTTTAAAAATTAA
- a CDS encoding efflux RND transporter permease subunit has product MKLAEISIKRPTLVIVLFTLLTLGGLLSYSMMGYELIPKFETNMVTISTVYPGASPSEVETSVTRKIEDAVGSLENVKKVESSSYESLSVIMVQLNDGADVNYALNDAQRKVNAILSELPDDVDAPSLNKFSLDDLPIMTLSISSDKLNSKELYDLLDKKIEPIFSRVNGVAQVDLVGGQEREIQVNIDEKKLQGYGLSIGDVQQAVLSSNLDFPTGALKTRTNKSTIRLSGKYKSIEEMSNLVVSSKNGVQIRLSDVAAVFDTQKDVEKVARFNQNPTILLQVKKQSDANAVAVSESVQKTIEKVQTDYKVQGIKIKTVDDSTDFTLEAANHVIFDLFLAVILVAIVMLLFLHSIRNAFIVMVSIPISLIATFIGMNLMGYTLNLMSLLGLSLVVGILVDDAIVVLENIYRHMEMGKSKIRAAYDGASEIGFTVSAITLVIVVVFLPIAMSSGLVANILAQFCVTVVIATLFSLLASFTIIPWLSSRFGKLEHLTGKNWFQKFILWFEKMIDKFTHWITGILEWCLKSTLRRIMTVIVTFIVLISSFMLVAFGFIGGEFFPKMDRGQFLVQMELSKDATVEKTNHVTLNVEKYLRNNKDVVDMITTVGQQSSGFGGAQATIYQSEIQVILTDKSERAQSTDIIAANMKRDLEEKFTGVEFKTAPIGLMGADNAPIEMVVTAADNATATKEATRILELLKKVPGSVDAELSTDTGSPEVRVNIDRDKMASLGLNLSSVGQTMQTAFNGNTDGKYRAGEYEYDINIRLADNSRKSIDDVKNLIFTNPAGEQVRLSQFAAVDMSSGPSLLQRRDKSPSVKVLSKVVGRPVGDVANEWSAQFMDSDKKPAGVNYKWGGDMENQEEGFGTLGIALLAAIVLVYLVMVSLYDSFVYPFVVLFSIPLAMIGVMVILALTANSLNIFTMLGMIMLIGLVAKNAILIVDFTNARKAAGANTHDALVQANHARLRPILMTTIAMIFGMLPIALASGAGAEMNKGLAWVIIGGLTSSLFLTLIIVPVVYSIFDSIIRRMGKSEKVDYEAEMKADYEHKELSEDGYTPKHVD; this is encoded by the coding sequence ATGAAGTTAGCAGAAATATCGATTAAAAGACCCACGTTAGTCATTGTATTATTTACATTGCTTACGTTGGGAGGGCTCCTGAGCTACTCTATGATGGGGTACGAACTGATCCCGAAGTTTGAAACCAATATGGTAACGATTTCCACAGTATATCCGGGTGCTTCGCCAAGTGAGGTGGAAACTTCGGTGACCAGGAAAATTGAAGACGCGGTGGGTTCACTGGAGAACGTAAAGAAAGTAGAATCTTCTTCATATGAAAGTTTATCCGTAATCATGGTTCAGTTGAACGATGGAGCCGATGTAAACTATGCTTTGAATGATGCACAGCGTAAAGTAAATGCGATCCTTTCGGAACTTCCGGATGATGTGGATGCGCCGTCACTGAATAAATTCTCTTTGGATGATTTACCAATCATGACCTTGAGTATTTCAAGTGATAAGCTGAACAGTAAAGAGCTTTACGATTTATTAGATAAAAAAATAGAACCTATTTTCTCCCGTGTAAACGGTGTAGCTCAGGTTGACCTTGTAGGTGGACAGGAAAGAGAAATTCAGGTGAATATTGATGAGAAAAAACTGCAGGGTTACGGACTTTCCATTGGAGATGTTCAGCAGGCGGTTCTTTCATCCAACCTGGATTTCCCGACGGGAGCTTTGAAAACAAGAACCAATAAATCTACGATCAGACTTTCCGGGAAGTACAAATCTATTGAAGAAATGAGCAACCTTGTTGTTTCTTCTAAAAACGGAGTTCAAATCCGTTTATCAGATGTTGCTGCCGTTTTCGATACCCAGAAAGATGTAGAAAAAGTGGCAAGATTCAACCAGAATCCAACCATATTATTGCAGGTTAAAAAACAGTCTGATGCCAATGCGGTTGCCGTTTCTGAAAGTGTTCAGAAAACAATTGAAAAAGTACAGACCGATTATAAAGTACAGGGAATTAAAATTAAAACAGTAGACGACAGTACAGACTTTACATTAGAAGCAGCCAATCACGTTATTTTTGACTTGTTCTTAGCTGTAATTCTGGTAGCGATCGTAATGTTATTATTCCTTCACAGTATCAGAAATGCATTTATCGTAATGGTTTCCATTCCGATCTCGTTGATTGCCACATTTATTGGTATGAACTTGATGGGATATACCCTGAACTTAATGAGTTTACTTGGACTTTCACTGGTGGTAGGTATTCTTGTGGATGATGCGATTGTGGTACTTGAAAATATTTACCGTCACATGGAGATGGGTAAAAGCAAGATCAGAGCGGCATATGATGGGGCTTCAGAGATTGGATTTACCGTTTCTGCGATTACATTGGTAATTGTGGTGGTATTCTTACCGATTGCGATGAGTTCAGGTTTAGTGGCTAATATCCTGGCACAGTTCTGCGTCACGGTAGTTATTGCAACCCTGTTTTCATTACTGGCTTCATTTACGATTATTCCTTGGTTATCATCAAGATTTGGGAAACTGGAGCATTTAACAGGTAAAAACTGGTTCCAGAAATTCATCCTTTGGTTTGAAAAGATGATTGATAAATTCACGCACTGGATCACAGGAATTCTTGAATGGTGTCTGAAATCTACATTAAGAAGAATCATGACGGTGATTGTAACTTTCATTGTGTTGATCTCTTCATTTATGTTGGTGGCATTTGGATTTATTGGTGGAGAATTCTTCCCTAAAATGGACCGTGGTCAGTTCCTGGTTCAAATGGAATTATCAAAAGATGCAACCGTTGAAAAAACGAACCATGTTACTTTAAATGTTGAAAAATATTTAAGAAATAATAAAGATGTAGTAGATATGATTACTACTGTAGGTCAGCAGTCTTCAGGATTTGGAGGGGCACAGGCTACCATCTATCAGTCTGAAATTCAGGTGATCTTAACTGATAAATCTGAACGTGCTCAAAGTACGGATATCATCGCTGCAAACATGAAGCGTGACCTTGAAGAAAAGTTCACCGGAGTGGAGTTCAAAACAGCACCTATCGGATTAATGGGAGCAGATAATGCACCTATTGAAATGGTGGTAACAGCTGCAGACAACGCAACAGCAACGAAAGAAGCAACAAGAATCTTGGAATTGCTTAAAAAGGTTCCGGGATCTGTAGATGCAGAATTATCAACAGATACAGGAAGTCCGGAGGTTCGTGTAAATATCGACCGTGATAAGATGGCTTCATTAGGATTGAATCTTTCAAGTGTTGGACAAACGATGCAGACTGCATTTAACGGAAACACAGATGGAAAATACAGAGCCGGAGAATATGAATATGATATCAATATCCGTCTTGCAGATAACAGTAGAAAGTCGATTGATGATGTTAAAAACTTAATCTTTACCAATCCGGCAGGAGAACAGGTTCGTTTGAGCCAGTTTGCTGCTGTAGATATGAGTTCAGGACCAAGTTTACTTCAGCGTAGAGATAAATCACCTTCTGTAAAAGTGCTTTCAAAAGTAGTAGGTCGTCCTGTAGGGGATGTGGCCAACGAATGGTCAGCTCAGTTCATGGACAGTGATAAAAAACCTGCAGGAGTAAACTATAAGTGGGGTGGAGATATGGAAAACCAGGAAGAAGGTTTCGGTACGTTAGGAATTGCTTTATTGGCAGCGATCGTATTGGTATACCTGGTAATGGTTTCCCTGTATGACAGTTTTGTCTATCCGTTTGTAGTATTGTTCTCAATTCCGTTGGCAATGATCGGGGTTATGGTGATTCTTGCCCTAACAGCCAACTCATTAAACATCTTTACGATGTTGGGGATGATCATGTTGATTGGTCTTGTTGCGAAAAACGCGATTTTGATTGTCGACTTTACGAATGCGAGAAAGGCTGCAGGTGCGAATACACATGATGCTTTGGTTCAGGCTAACCACGCCCGTCTTCGTCCGATCCTTATGACAACGATTGCGATGATCTTCGGTATGTTACCTATTGCATTGGCAAGTGGAGCAGGAGCGGAGATGAACAAAGGTCTTGCTTGGGTAATCATCGGTGGTTTGACATCGTCATTATTCCTTACCTTAATCATTGTACCGGTAGTATACTCTATCTTTGACTCTATTATCAGAAGAATGGGTAAAAGTGAAAAAGTAGACTACGAAGCTGAAATGAAAGCTGACTATGAACATAAAGAACTAAGTGAAGACGGATATACTCCGAAACACGTAGATTAA
- a CDS encoding efflux RND transporter periplasmic adaptor subunit translates to MKKTLIYIIVAAVLVGLAAYKIAGNKEKQTKEVAEVAKQVDKINVNVVTVNRENINTDYSANGTFLPKQEMNQSSEIAGRIVNVLVKEGSRVSAGQTLATIKRDAIEVDVTQAQNNLQNAIIDNQRYENALKTGGVTKQQVDNSRLQLKNAQAAVRAQGVRVNDTSIRAGISGTINKKMVEPGTVVSVGTSMFEIVNINSLKLSVLVDESQIGRIQLGQEVPINVNVLPEDSFSGRITFIAPKSDASLNFPVEIEVQNKGNLKAGMYATALFKTNHGAETQNMLTVPAEAFVNGVSSGQLFIVQNGTVKLIKVTIGKIYGDKVQILSGLNGGEQVVTSGQINLDNGSKINIVK, encoded by the coding sequence ATGAAAAAAACTTTAATATATATCATCGTAGCAGCGGTATTAGTCGGTTTAGCGGCATACAAGATTGCAGGGAATAAAGAGAAACAGACCAAAGAGGTTGCGGAAGTTGCTAAACAGGTTGACAAGATCAATGTGAATGTAGTAACGGTAAACAGAGAAAATATCAATACCGACTACTCAGCAAACGGAACTTTCCTTCCAAAGCAGGAAATGAACCAGTCTTCTGAAATTGCCGGACGTATCGTAAACGTTTTGGTGAAAGAAGGATCAAGAGTTTCAGCAGGACAGACTTTAGCAACCATTAAAAGAGATGCTATTGAAGTGGATGTAACTCAGGCTCAGAATAATCTACAGAATGCCATTATTGATAACCAGCGTTATGAAAATGCTCTTAAAACAGGAGGGGTGACAAAACAGCAGGTAGACAATTCAAGATTGCAACTTAAAAATGCACAGGCAGCAGTTCGTGCTCAGGGCGTAAGAGTAAACGATACAAGTATCCGTGCAGGAATCAGCGGTACAATCAATAAAAAGATGGTAGAACCGGGAACAGTAGTTTCTGTAGGGACTTCAATGTTTGAAATTGTGAATATCAACAGCCTGAAACTTTCTGTATTGGTTGACGAAAGCCAGATTGGAAGAATCCAGTTAGGTCAGGAAGTTCCAATTAATGTAAATGTTTTACCGGAAGATTCTTTCAGCGGAAGAATTACTTTCATTGCTCCTAAAAGTGATGCTTCTTTAAATTTCCCTGTTGAAATTGAAGTACAAAACAAAGGAAACCTGAAAGCGGGTATGTATGCAACTGCTTTATTTAAAACAAACCATGGTGCTGAAACTCAGAATATGCTGACCGTTCCGGCTGAAGCTTTCGTAAACGGGGTAAGTTCAGGACAATTATTTATTGTTCAGAATGGAACTGTTAAGTTGATAAAAGTAACCATTGGTAAAATTTACGGAGACAAAGTACAGATCTTAAGTGGTCTGAACGGAGGGGAACAAGTTGTTACCAGCGGACAGATCAACCTTGATAATGGTTCAAAAATCAATATTGTAAAGTAG
- a CDS encoding TolC family protein: MKRKRITAKKLKIGIAAAFMIFGFSSVSAQQQVSLQEAIKQALQNKAEAKKAALQIKKAEYKIDEARAGALPQVTGTAALTYNPIIQQSLLEFGGQKITAQLGQPWSTNAGVNVQQAIFDQRVFTGLKAAKSTREFYILNAQLTNEQIIENVATAYYQVFVQEENLKTVEVSYANTERVRNVIKSLLDNGLAKSIDLDRTNVQLTNIGSNKQQLINSVELSKNSLKFYMGIPIDTNIELEEKSIEPRPELMMSNVDLNNRLELQVKNKNRELLVFNKKATEAYLYPTVSLQANYAWAATGKKFPLTNGLSNGVLWSDYSAIGLNINVPIFTGGATKAKIQQAEIDIQDLDMDIQNTQLNLSLDYKNAITNMENSIINIQSMKDNVELAERVQKNTQSNYQYGLATLTEVLDSENALTQAKQNYSNALLDYKQAEIKLIKAKGELNTLQNL; this comes from the coding sequence ATGAAAAGAAAACGTATAACTGCTAAAAAGCTAAAAATTGGGATAGCTGCAGCATTTATGATTTTCGGCTTTTCATCAGTATCTGCCCAGCAGCAGGTTTCTTTACAGGAAGCTATCAAGCAGGCGTTACAGAACAAAGCAGAAGCCAAAAAAGCGGCGTTGCAGATCAAAAAAGCTGAATACAAGATTGATGAAGCCAGAGCCGGAGCTTTACCTCAAGTTACAGGTACTGCAGCTCTGACCTATAATCCAATTATTCAGCAGTCATTGCTGGAGTTTGGTGGGCAAAAGATAACGGCACAGTTAGGACAGCCTTGGAGTACCAATGCAGGAGTAAATGTTCAGCAGGCTATATTTGATCAAAGAGTTTTTACCGGTCTTAAAGCGGCAAAATCAACAAGAGAGTTTTACATTCTGAACGCTCAATTGACCAATGAACAGATCATTGAAAATGTAGCAACAGCTTACTATCAGGTTTTTGTACAGGAAGAAAATCTTAAAACGGTAGAGGTAAGCTATGCCAATACTGAAAGAGTAAGAAACGTAATCAAAAGCTTACTGGATAACGGATTGGCGAAATCTATAGATCTGGACCGTACCAACGTACAGTTGACCAACATTGGGTCAAACAAGCAACAGCTTATCAATTCAGTTGAACTTTCAAAAAATTCTTTAAAGTTTTATATGGGAATTCCCATCGATACTAATATCGAGCTTGAAGAGAAGAGCATTGAACCGAGACCGGAACTTATGATGAGCAATGTAGATCTGAATAACCGTTTGGAGCTGCAGGTAAAAAATAAAAACAGAGAACTTCTGGTATTCAATAAGAAAGCAACAGAAGCCTATCTTTATCCTACAGTAAGCCTTCAGGCCAACTATGCTTGGGCTGCGACAGGAAAGAAATTCCCTCTTACAAATGGTTTGAGTAATGGTGTACTTTGGAGTGATTATTCAGCAATAGGATTAAATATCAATGTTCCCATCTTTACGGGAGGGGCTACAAAAGCTAAAATCCAGCAAGCTGAAATTGACATTCAGGATTTAGACATGGATATTCAAAATACGCAGCTAAATTTAAGTTTAGATTATAAAAATGCCATTACAAACATGGAGAATTCTATCATCAATATCCAAAGCATGAAAGATAATGTGGAGCTTGCTGAAAGAGTTCAGAAGAATACCCAGTCTAATTATCAGTACGGTTTAGCAACACTTACAGAAGTATTGGATTCTGAAAATGCTTTAACACAGGCAAAACAGAACTATTCAAACGCATTGTTAGATTACAAACAGGCTGAAATTAAATTAATCAAAGCTAAAGGAGAACTAAACACACTACAAAATTTATAA